A segment of the Leishmania braziliensis MHOM/BR/75/M2904 WGS CADA00000000 data, contig 39, whole genome shotgun sequence genome:
TCTGCGCTGACGATGGCCGAGTACTTCCGCGACGTGGAGGGCCAGAACGTGCTGCTGTTCATCGACAACATCTTCCGCTTCACGCAGGCGAACTCCGAGGtgtctgcgctgctgggccgCATCCCGGCCGCCGTGGGTTACCAGCCAACGCTTGCGGAGGATCTTGGcatgctgcaggagcgcattACGTCGACGACGAAGGGATCGATTACGTCTGTGCAGGCTGTGTACGTGCCTGCGGATGATATCACGGACCCCGCGCCCGCGACGACGTTCTCGCACCTGGACGCGACGACTGTGCTGGACCGTGCGGTGGCGGAGTCGGGCATCTACCCTGCCGTGAACCCGCTGGAGTGCGCGTCGCGCATCATGGACCCCGATGTGATCGACGTGGACCATTACAACGTTGCACAGGATATCGTCCAGATGCTGACCAAGTacaaggagctgcaggacatCATTGCGGTGCTTGGCATCGACgagctgagcgaggaggacaaggTCGTGGTGGACCGCGCGCGCAAGGTGACGCGGTTCCTGTCGCAGCCGTTCCAGGTTGCGGAGGTGTTCACCGGCATGACGGGCCACTACGTGCAGCTGAGCGACACGGTGGAGTCGTTCTCTGGCCTGCTGATGGGGTCGTACGACCAGATCCCGGAGATGGCGTTCTACATGGTTGGCGGCATCAAGTctgtgctggagaaggcgaaggcgatggcggaggaggctgcggcgatggagaagcagcgtCGCGCGCGCCAGGCCTCGAGCACCTCGGACTCGCAGTAGGCCGGCAACAGTGCAGGACAGACATGCGCGGGCGTATGATTAATGGCGATGCCTGGCTCTTGCGGAGGGTCCCACGTGGGGGTGCACGGGCCATCTCGTGCTTTCACGTGTGTTCTCTTCACTGACGCCGCCGTGTCAGGGGTTGCGGTTTAAGAGGGCGGAATGTGCTGCAACACCCACTTCCACTGACACGTGTGCGAGTCACGGGAGGCTGGCAGCTCAGCATGACtgagaggagggagatgCAGGAATGACGTGTGCGCTGCTTGGCCTTTCTATTTTTGGTTGGTGTTG
Coding sequences within it:
- a CDS encoding ATPase beta subunit, putative; the protein is MAEYFRDVEGQNVLLFIDNIFRFTQANSEVSALLGRIPAAVGYQPTLAEDLGMLQERITSTTKGSITSVQAVYVPADDITDPAPATTFSHLDATTVLDRAVAESGIYPAVNPLECASRIMDPDVIDVDHYNVAQDIVQMLTKYKELQDIIAVLGIDELSEEDKVVVDRARKVTRFLSQPFQVAEVFTGMTGHYVQLSDTVESFSGLLMGSYDQIPEMAFYMVGGIKSVLEKAKAMAEEAAAMEKQRRARQASSTSDSQ